AGGGACAAACCCTTGAGCTGGCCATCGAGGAAGCGGTACTTGCTCCACACCGAAGCCTGGTTGCGTGGAACCCCTGTCATCTGATGGCCCTCAACCAGTGACGTCGCAGAATCCTTGGTAATCCTTGCGTCGGTATAGGTGTAGGCCGCGGTGATATTCAGATTCGGTGTGAGATTGCTGTTGATCTCGACTTCTGCACCTTTGGCGCGACTTTCACCGACTTGGCGATAGCTGTTGGTGGTGGCGTCCAGGTAGGTGTCGTCTTGCTTGCGCAGGTCATACACCGACAATGTCATCGCGGTGTCCCAGCCGATCGGCTCGTATTTAACACCCACTTCGTATTGGCGGCTGGTAATCGGCTTTAACGGTGAGCCGGCGTTGGAAATCTGCTGCACCGGGACGAAGGCGGTGGAGTAGCTGACATACGGGGTCAGCCCGTTGTCGAACTGGTACATCACTCCGCCTTGATAGGTGAATTTCTTGTCCTCAGAGCCGGTGTTGCTGGCTTTGTTTACCTTGTCGCGAAAATCACTGTTGACCCAGTCCTGGCGACCGCCCAGCAGGAACAGCCAATGGTCGTACTTGCTCTGCACCTGTGCATAAACCCCTTTCATCTGCTGCTCAAGCAAGGTGTTCTGTACCGCGATCGGCGTGAGTGGGTCACGCAGATACACCGGGTTATACACATTGATAGTGCCGGCAAACCCTGCGTCCCAATCCTGATTGAACGAGGTGCGGTCGTAGCTGGCGCCGAACAGCACAGTGTTTTGCAGGTCACCCAGTTGGAATTTACCTTCGAGCTGGTTATCCAGGGAATACACCATCGACTTGTTGTAACGGTCGTAGGCGGTCATGTTCAGTTGGGTGCCAAAGCCGCGATTATTCAAGGCGCTGGGCCAGGTTTCATGGCGGTTGATGCGCGACTGCATGTAACGCGAGTTCTGACGGAACTGCCAATCGTCATTGAAGCTGTGGCTGAACTCGTAACCGGTGCTCCAGGCTTCGCGTTCAAAGGTGTTCCAATCCGGATCGCCAAGCATGGTGTGTTTGGACAGCTTGCCGTTGGGGTTATTGAGCAACGTGCCGGCGGCCGGTAGGCCCAGTTCCAGGTTGGTGTGGTCCTTCTGGTAGTTGGCCAGCAGCGTCAGGGTGTTGTAGTCGTCGAAGTTCAGGGTCAGGGATGGCGCGATATACAGGCGATCATCGGGTACATGGTCGGTCTGGGTGTCGGACTTGCGGCCCAGCATGACCACGCGGCCAAGCACATTGGCGTTGTCATTGAGCGGCCCGGAGAGATCAACACCCAATTGGCGCCGATTGTTGGAGCCATAGCCCAATTGCACCTCGCCTTGCGGCGTGGCAGTCGGGTGTTTGCTGACCAGGTTCACCAAGCCACCCGGTGCGTTTTCGCCATAGAGCAGGGATGAAGGGCCGCGGAAAATTTCCACGCGCTCCAGGCCATAGGGCTCGCTGGTGGTGTCATACCGGTTACCTTGAACACGCAGGCCGTCGCGCAACAGGCCGTAGCCATAATCCGTGGCGTTGAAGCCGCGAATGAAGAACAGATCACCGGCCAGGCCATCGCCAGCGGCGAAGGGTGGAGCGAAGATCCCTGGTACATAACCCAAGACTTCAGTCAGCGTCTGCGACTTCTGGTCCTTGATGCGCTGGCCGGTGACCACCGACACCGACCGGGGCGTTTCCGACAGCGGCGTACTGGTCTTGGTGCCGATACGGCTGTTTTGTGCCTTGTAGCCAACATCACCGGCACTATCCTGGTTAAAACCCAGTTGTTGATACGTGCTGACGGTCGTGGGTGCCAACGTCAGTTGCCCGGCAGGCGCGGCTTGCAACACATAGCTACCGGGCGCTTGCGCCACAACCTGCAGCCCCGAGTTTTGCAGCAGCAGTGCAAAGCCCTGATCAACCGAGTAATCACCTTCCAGCCCTGGCGTGTTTAAACCTGCGGTTTGCTCAGGGGAAAACGACAGGATCACATTGGCCCTGGCAGCAAACTGGCTGAGTGCGGCGTCCAGCGGCCCGCTAGTGATGGTGAAGTGCTGCGCTGTGCTGGCGGCCAT
The window above is part of the Pseudomonas sp. KBS0710 genome. Proteins encoded here:
- a CDS encoding TonB-dependent siderophore receptor; its protein translation is MRLPIKLRQRLSYHGMTYGLLLCSAAAAGLLLPAGAMAASTAQHFTITSGPLDAALSQFAARANVILSFSPEQTAGLNTPGLEGDYSVDQGFALLLQNSGLQVVAQAPGSYVLQAAPAGQLTLAPTTVSTYQQLGFNQDSAGDVGYKAQNSRIGTKTSTPLSETPRSVSVVTGQRIKDQKSQTLTEVLGYVPGIFAPPFAAGDGLAGDLFFIRGFNATDYGYGLLRDGLRVQGNRYDTTSEPYGLERVEIFRGPSSLLYGENAPGGLVNLVSKHPTATPQGEVQLGYGSNNRRQLGVDLSGPLNDNANVLGRVVMLGRKSDTQTDHVPDDRLYIAPSLTLNFDDYNTLTLLANYQKDHTNLELGLPAAGTLLNNPNGKLSKHTMLGDPDWNTFEREAWSTGYEFSHSFNDDWQFRQNSRYMQSRINRHETWPSALNNRGFGTQLNMTAYDRYNKSMVYSLDNQLEGKFQLGDLQNTVLFGASYDRTSFNQDWDAGFAGTINVYNPVYLRDPLTPIAVQNTLLEQQMKGVYAQVQSKYDHWLFLLGGRQDWVNSDFRDKVNKASNTGSEDKKFTYQGGVMYQFDNGLTPYVSYSTAFVPVQQISNAGSPLKPITSRQYEVGVKYEPIGWDTAMTLSVYDLRKQDDTYLDATTNSYRQVGESRAKGAEVEINSNLTPNLNITAAYTYTDARITKDSATSLVEGHQMTGVPRNQASVWSKYRFLDGQLKGLSLGGGVRYFDSTFSYTAPTLYGKLDAGSVTLVDAAVGYQINPHWSVDLNAKNLFDKEYVSGCNDAGRCYWGDSRTLLGTVSYNW